In a single window of the Carassius carassius chromosome 26, fCarCar2.1, whole genome shotgun sequence genome:
- the LOC132105386 gene encoding LOW QUALITY PROTEIN: scavenger receptor cysteine-rich type 1 protein M130 (The sequence of the model RefSeq protein was modified relative to this genomic sequence to represent the inferred CDS: substituted 1 base at 1 genomic stop codon) produces the protein MNNAMCTGSESTLKKCGSIIWGFQGVCQSKSAGVICSGVRLVGGSRCSGRLEILHDQTWMSVCDAVFDQQDAEVVCRELDCGAPVQVLGAAAFDKGDAQMWTQEIQCRGNESQIRMCPASEKHSCSHDDHQVLQCADVMHVRLVNGNSPCAGRVEVLHRGQWGTVCDTGLDMPDAAVVCRELDCGEPVDALGDAHFGPGSGPIWMSLLTCLGTESTLKNCGSAGLNIPVCSHNYDAGVICSGHKRSRLADGSNLCSGRLDILHDQTWMSVCDAVFDQQDAEVVCRELDCGAPVQMLGATAFDKGDAQMLTQEIQCRGNESHISFCSISSLKHNCTTDNIVGLICSGYTDLRLINGSDTCSGRVELQFLKEWGTLCDACWDMRAASVLCRQLNCGIAVSVVGSDWFGEGSYEIWADVFDCDGNETKLSECSISSWSRAECSHRRDVGVICSGSSLALHDGLVRLSGERQCEGELETAGLWLCEHSHECVTGFQCSGSEAHLGNCSSPQTLNCSSTQQVYITCLGRGSIRLVGSGGDCAGRLEVFHRGSWGTVCDDSWDIKDAHVVCRQLQCGVALSNQQVPAWFGPGSGHTWLDEVECEGNETSLWSCSSSGWGKHDCKHKEDVGVVCSGKHATKXFKLKLSIKFYTFQNSSVQNFHIFETCDFKIDIVCVEYKEIRLTEGCEGNVKVFYNGSWGNVCYNKMDKDTASLICQELNCGRSGVWCDSTPRLKSAPNWLDKVTCRPHDSTLWQCPSSVWGQNNCGDDEVAKIICSEHEIPESPRSSLTCSTSPHHRQCSDHVPLRLSGGKGRCSGRLEVYHNAVWGSVCDDQWDISDAQVVCRQLGCGAALRADGNSVFGAGKGVMWMNRVECRGNEIHLWDCPLSLKNHTDCSNKEHAGLTCAGHSQILRNNIYF, from the exons GCGTCAGGCTGGTTGGAGGTTCTCGCTGCTCTGGGAGGTTAGAGATACTTCATGATCAGACGTGGATGTCAGTGTGTGACGCTGtctttgaccagcaggatgcagaggttgtgtgtagagagctggactgtggggctcctgtacaggtgctgggagcagctgcttttgacaaaggagacgctcagatgtggacacaagagattcagtgcagaggaaatgAGTCTCAGATTCGAATGTGTCCAGCATCAGAGAAACACAGCTGCTCTCATGATGATCACCAGGTGCTTCAGTGTGCTG ATGTAATGCATGTGAGATTGGTAAATGGTAACAGTCCTtgtgctggtagagtggaggttcttcacagaggtcagtggggaacagtgtgtgaCACTGGCTTGGATATGCCtgatgctgcagtggtgtgtagagagctggactgtggagaACCTGTAGATGCTCTGGGTGATGCTCATTTTGGTCCAGGATCAGGACCAATCTGGATGAGTCTTTTAACATGTTTAGGAACAGAGTCTACACTGAAGAACTGTGGGTCAGCAGGACTGAATATACCAGTGTGCTCTCATAATTATGATGCTGGTGTCATATGCTCAG GTCATAAACGCTCCAGACTTGCTGATGGGTCTAATCTTTGCTCTGGGAGGTTAGATATACTTCATGATCAAACGTGGATGTCAGTGTGTGATGCTGtctttgaccagcaggatgcagaggttgtgtgtagagagctggactgtggggctcctgtacagATGCTGGGAGCAACTGCTTTTGACAAAGGAGACGCTCAGATGTtgacacaagagattcagtgcagaggaaatgaaTCTCATATTTCATTCTGTTCAATATCATCACTCAAACACAACTGCACCACTGACAACATTGTGGGACTGATCTGTTCTG GTTACACTGATCTCAGACTGATAAATGGCTCAGACACTTGTTCTGGAAGAGTGGAGCTTCAGTTCCTCAAAGAGTGGGGCACATTGtgtgatgcatgctgggatatgAGAGCTGCCAGTGTCCTCTGTAGACAGCTGAATTGTGGGATTGCTGTGTCTGTTGTTGGATCAGACTGGTTTGGAGAGGGAAGTTATGAAATCTGGGCTGATGTGTTTGATTGTGACGGGAATGAAACAAAACTCTCAGAATGTTCCATCTCTTCATGGAGTCGAGCTGAATGTTCTCACAGACGAGATGTTGGAGTCATCTGCTCTG GTTCCTCTCTGGCTCTTCATGATGGTCTGGTGCGGTTGTCTGGAGAGAGACAGTGTGAGGGGGAGCTGGAA ACAGCTGGGCTGTGGCTCTGTGAACACAGTCATGAGTGTGTGACGGGCTTCCAGTGCTCTGGGAGTGAAGCTCATCTGGGGAACTGCAGCTCTCCACAAACTCTCAACTGCAGCTCCACACAACAGGTGTACATCACCTGCCTTG GTCGTGGGTCCATCAGGCTGGTGGGTTCTGGGGGAGACTGTGCAGGGAGGCTGGAGGTTTTTCACAGAGGCTCATGGGGGACAGTGTGTGATGACTCCTGGGATATTAAAGATGCCCATGTGGTGTGCAGACAGCTGCAGTGTGGAGTGGCCCTCAGTAACCAGCAGGTACCAGCCTGGTTTGGTCCTGGTTCTGGACACACATGGCTGGATGAGGTGGAGTGTGAGGGGAATGAGACGTCCCTGTGGAGCTGCTCTTCTTCAGGCTGGGGAAAACATGACTGTAAACACAAGGAGGATGTAGGAGTCGTGTGCTCAGGTAAACATGCTACTAAATAGTTTAAACTGAAATTAAGTATAAAGTTTTACACATTTCAAAATTCAAGTGTACAAAATTTTCACATTTTTGAAACTTGTGATTTTAAAATTGATATTGTTTGTGTAGAGTATAAAGAGATCAGGTTAACTGAGGGCTGTGAAGGGAATGTGAAGGTTTTCTACAATGGATCCTGGGGTAATGTGTGTTACAACAAGATGGACAAAGACACAGCGAGTCTGATCTGTCAAGAGCTGAACTGTGGAAGATCTGGTGTTTGGTGTGATTCTACACCAAGATTAAAATCAGCTCCTAACTGGCTGGATAAAGTTACATGTCGACCACATGATTCCACTTTATGGCAGTGTCCTTCTTCAGTCTGGGGACAGAATAACTGTGGTGACGATGAAGTGGCCAAAATCATCTGCTCAG AACATGAGATCCCTGAGTCTCCTCGAAGCTCTCTGACATGCTCCACATCTCCCCATCACAGACAGTGTTCAG atcaTGTTCCTCTCAGACTGAGTGGAGGTAAGGGCCGGTGCTCTGGGAGGCTGGAGGTGTATCATAACGCTGTGTGGGGCTCAGTCTGTGATGATCAGTGGGACATCAGCGATGCTCAGGTGGTCTGCAGGCAGCTGGGTTGTGGAgcagcactgagggctgatgggaaTTCAGTCTTTGGTGCTGGTAAAGGTGTTATGTGGATGAACAGAGTCGAGTGCAGAGGGAATGAGATTCACCTGTGGGACTGTCCTCTCTCCCTGAAAAACCACACTGACTGCTCCAACAAAGAGCACGCTGGACTCACATGTGCAGGTCACAGCCAAATACTgagaaataatatttatttttag